A window of Methanobacterium sp. contains these coding sequences:
- a CDS encoding stage II sporulation protein M, with translation MAKERFEGVLGGLYSRNEIFLVSSAMIFICSVFIGYAFSGVLEPILTNIFGEFKSNVSKGILNLDTVSLLTHNLTIILMMYFGGILFGLGTAYFLIYYGLFLGYAGSQYELGYFIMSVIPHGVFEIIGFIIVGASGFRLANILINIMKGSLKLQPDFNMANQFKFLLEVNYDDFKDSLIMMGIAIVLICIAAIIEANFTPGWIEYMQNVV, from the coding sequence ATGGCTAAGGAAAGATTTGAGGGCGTATTGGGTGGACTGTATAGCCGTAACGAAATTTTTCTCGTTTCATCAGCTATGATATTCATATGTTCCGTTTTTATTGGATATGCTTTTTCAGGGGTGTTAGAACCTATATTGACCAATATCTTCGGGGAATTTAAAAGTAATGTTTCTAAGGGTATTTTAAACCTTGACACTGTTTCATTGCTGACCCATAACTTGACTATTATACTGATGATGTATTTTGGAGGCATACTCTTTGGTTTGGGCACCGCATACTTCCTGATATACTATGGCCTTTTCCTTGGCTATGCTGGTTCCCAATATGAATTAGGATACTTTATTATGTCTGTAATACCACATGGTGTTTTTGAGATTATTGGATTCATAATTGTAGGTGCGTCTGGTTTCCGATTGGCCAATATACTGATTAATATTATGAAAGGTTCTTTAAAGTTGCAACCAGACTTTAACATGGCGAATCAGTTTAAATTTTTGTTGGAAGTAAACTATGACGATTTTAAGGACTCTTTAATTATGATGGGAATTGCCATAGTTTTGATCTGCATAGCTGCTATTATTGAAGCAAACTTCACCCCTGGCTGGATAGAATACATGCAAAATGTAGTATAA
- a CDS encoding tryptophan--tRNA ligase, producing MIDPWSSAILNYEKLIEEFGIKPFHDLLDEIESPHILMRRGVIFGHRDYGRIVKAMREKNKFAVVTGMMPSGKMHIGHKMVVDQLIWYQKRGAEIYIPIADMESYSARGIDFSEAKRIAIEEYITNYIALGLDLDNDNLHIYLQSENKTVGDLAYKLAKRVNMNEMKAIYGFSGSTNIAHLYTPLIQVADILHPQLEEFGGPKPTVVPVGPDQDPHIRLTRDIAERFGTQFNFISPSSTYHRFITGLTGGKMSSSKPKTAIFLTDSAEMAVKKLKSAKTGGKESLAEQQEMGGIPEDCVVYEMLLYHLLQSDDELKKIYHECREGSIMCGECKARAAEMIKNFFKDLHIKRENAKNKAKSILN from the coding sequence TTGATAGATCCATGGAGTTCAGCCATCTTAAACTATGAAAAACTCATAGAAGAATTTGGAATCAAACCATTTCACGATCTTTTAGATGAAATAGAAAGTCCTCACATTCTCATGCGCAGAGGTGTGATATTCGGACACCGGGACTACGGTAGAATAGTAAAGGCTATGCGAGAAAAAAACAAATTCGCTGTGGTAACCGGTATGATGCCCAGTGGTAAAATGCATATAGGCCACAAAATGGTTGTAGATCAATTAATCTGGTACCAAAAAAGAGGTGCCGAAATTTACATCCCCATTGCTGATATGGAATCATATTCAGCACGAGGAATTGATTTTTCAGAGGCTAAAAGGATTGCAATAGAGGAGTACATCACCAACTACATCGCCCTAGGTTTAGATCTTGATAATGATAATTTGCATATATATCTCCAATCTGAAAATAAAACTGTGGGGGATTTAGCATATAAACTGGCTAAAAGAGTTAATATGAATGAGATGAAAGCCATATATGGTTTTTCAGGCTCTACTAACATAGCACATCTATATACACCACTAATTCAAGTAGCGGACATATTACATCCCCAACTAGAAGAGTTTGGGGGGCCTAAACCTACAGTGGTTCCAGTTGGACCAGATCAGGACCCTCATATACGCCTTACCAGGGATATTGCAGAGCGATTCGGAACCCAATTCAATTTTATAAGCCCTTCTTCAACATATCACCGCTTCATCACCGGACTAACCGGGGGCAAAATGTCCAGTAGCAAACCTAAAACTGCCATATTTCTCACTGACTCAGCAGAAATGGCAGTAAAAAAGTTAAAATCCGCGAAAACTGGCGGAAAAGAAAGTTTAGCCGAACAACAAGAAATGGGTGGCATCCCAGAAGACTGTGTTGTTTATGAAATGCTACTTTACCATCTACTCCAGTCTGATGATGAGTTAAAAAAGATATACCATGAATGTAGGGAAGGTAGTATTATGTGTGGTGAGTGCAAAGCTAGGGCTGCAGAGATGATTAAAAATTTCTTTAAAGATCTCCATATTAAAAGAGAAAATGCCAAAAACAAAGCTAAAAGTATATTAAACTAG
- the endA gene encoding tRNA-intron lyase: MDSVLRGELVVIKDHKKAAALHEKSHYGKFHQNELQLSPLEALYLLEKGKIKILDKTPHGKVLSVDEIWEMIQDKGLLYKYIVFRDLRNRGYVVKTGFKYGSEFRLYERGKSPGDGHSDYVVKVVTEDQNIPIFNFSSYVRVAHGVKKKLLMAVVDDEQDITYYNVEWTRP; encoded by the coding sequence ATGGACTCGGTGTTAAGAGGAGAATTGGTTGTTATCAAGGATCATAAGAAAGCTGCCGCCCTCCATGAAAAAAGCCATTACGGTAAATTCCACCAGAATGAATTACAACTTTCACCACTGGAAGCTTTATACCTTCTTGAAAAAGGTAAGATCAAAATACTGGACAAAACACCCCATGGGAAAGTATTATCTGTAGATGAAATATGGGAAATGATCCAAGACAAAGGTCTACTATATAAATACATTGTCTTCAGAGACTTACGAAACCGAGGATATGTTGTTAAAACCGGTTTCAAGTATGGTTCAGAGTTTCGGCTATACGAAAGAGGTAAGTCTCCTGGTGATGGTCATTCTGATTATGTGGTGAAGGTAGTAACTGAAGATCAGAACATACCCATCTTTAACTTCTCCAGTTATGTCCGTGTTGCACATGGAGTTAAAAAAAAGCTCCTCATGGCAGTAGTGGATGATGAACAGGATATAACCTACTACAATGTTGAGTGGACCCGGCCATAA
- the hxlB gene encoding 6-phospho-3-hexuloisomerase, with protein MEYIKKTAEGIAKHALEVISRVDKEQVELMVECINEADSTFIVGSGRSELVGKAFAMRLMHLGFRVYVVGDVTTPALTDKDCLIAISGSGETKTVTIAAETAKEVGTKVIGVTTDISSTLGKNADVVVNIDSKSKVPWKYYTSHVLKGNYDDLTPMGTLFEDSTHLFLDGLIASFMVRLNKKETDLEKLHSQDR; from the coding sequence ATGGAATACATTAAAAAAACCGCTGAAGGAATTGCCAAACATGCATTGGAGGTTATTAGCCGTGTTGACAAAGAACAAGTTGAATTGATGGTTGAATGCATTAATGAGGCAGATTCAACGTTCATTGTGGGAAGCGGTAGGTCGGAATTGGTTGGAAAGGCATTTGCCATGCGCTTGATGCACTTGGGATTCAGGGTCTATGTGGTGGGAGATGTAACCACTCCTGCTCTCACTGATAAAGATTGTTTAATAGCCATTTCTGGGTCAGGGGAAACCAAAACCGTGACTATTGCAGCCGAAACTGCTAAAGAAGTTGGGACCAAAGTTATTGGTGTGACCACGGATATTAGTTCTACTCTTGGAAAAAATGCCGATGTTGTGGTTAACATTGACAGTAAAAGTAAAGTGCCTTGGAAATATTACACATCCCATGTTCTTAAGGGTAATTATGATGATTTAACTCCTATGGGTACTCTTTTCGAGGATAGCACCCACCTCTTTTTGGACGGTCTTATAGCATCATTTATGGTTCGATTGAACAAGAAAGAAACTGATTTGGAAAAGTTACACTCCCAAGATAGATAA
- the npdG gene encoding NADPH-dependent F420 reductase produces the protein MKIGIIGGTGDQGLGLALRFANAGEEVIIGSRDVKKAENAINLIKNMLKTEECANVKGMTNQETALEADLLILTVPLQAQMVTLNSIKDHVEGMILIDATVPMESCLGGSPVKYVNVWDGSAAERTANFLKDKNVRVVSAFNNISAASLTNIEKDIDCDCLISGDDQEAKQEVMVLAEKIPGVRAIDCGALENARIVEKITPLLINLNIRNKIKLAGIRITGL, from the coding sequence TTGAAAATCGGAATAATAGGTGGAACTGGTGATCAAGGACTTGGATTGGCCTTGAGGTTTGCAAATGCTGGTGAAGAAGTAATTATCGGATCTAGAGACGTTAAAAAGGCTGAAAATGCTATCAATCTTATTAAAAATATGTTAAAGACTGAAGAGTGTGCCAATGTGAAGGGGATGACTAATCAAGAGACTGCCCTTGAAGCCGACTTGTTGATCTTAACTGTGCCATTACAAGCCCAGATGGTTACCCTTAATAGTATCAAAGACCATGTGGAAGGCATGATCCTGATTGATGCTACTGTTCCTATGGAAAGCTGTCTAGGTGGAAGTCCAGTGAAATACGTGAATGTTTGGGATGGTTCAGCAGCAGAAAGAACTGCTAATTTCCTTAAAGATAAAAATGTAAGGGTTGTATCTGCTTTCAATAATATCAGCGCTGCTAGCCTTACTAACATAGAAAAAGATATAGATTGTGACTGCCTAATCTCTGGAGATGACCAAGAAGCAAAACAAGAAGTAATGGTCTTGGCAGAGAAAATACCTGGAGTTAGGGCTATAGATTGTGGTGCACTGGAAAATGCTAGAATTGTTGAAAAAATTACACCACTCCTGATAAACCTCAACATCCGGAATAAAATCAAACTAGCAGGAATAAGAATAACTGGTCTTTAA
- a CDS encoding sugar phosphate isomerase/epimerase, protein MKIGVSTLAFYPQPLDEVLDFLDTWNIQYCEIINEYPYDELDEDILGSYQVHLTVHAPLSDINLASHNQAIRKSSVAEVKKSLDRAVKWNAELLVVHPGSMPVMGRKIAEKIFQYNLESLKELSSYAQDCGVCMCVENMPKIDGLLFQDLEDLNLLLEEINAYMTLDVGHAHNSGFSASDMLCYPLIKHVHLSDNDGTWDQHNALGTGNIDFVELFKSLNDVKYDGVLVVEVKNTTDVVRSLKFSENMI, encoded by the coding sequence ATGAAAATTGGAGTTTCAACACTGGCATTTTACCCCCAACCACTTGATGAAGTATTAGATTTTCTTGATACTTGGAACATTCAATACTGTGAAATTATTAATGAATATCCCTACGATGAGTTAGATGAAGATATCCTGGGATCATATCAAGTACATCTTACTGTCCATGCACCCTTATCTGACATTAACTTGGCATCTCACAACCAAGCCATTCGAAAATCATCTGTTGCCGAAGTTAAAAAGTCCCTGGACCGGGCTGTAAAGTGGAATGCGGAGTTATTGGTGGTTCATCCAGGGAGCATGCCAGTCATGGGCCGTAAGATAGCTGAAAAAATTTTCCAGTACAATTTAGAATCTTTAAAAGAACTTTCTTCCTACGCCCAGGATTGTGGGGTTTGTATGTGTGTTGAAAACATGCCAAAGATAGATGGCCTATTATTTCAGGACTTAGAGGATCTCAATTTATTATTAGAAGAAATAAATGCGTATATGACTTTAGATGTTGGACATGCCCATAATTCAGGGTTTTCAGCTAGTGATATGTTATGTTACCCCTTGATAAAGCATGTTCATCTTAGTGATAATGATGGAACTTGGGATCAACATAATGCACTGGGAACTGGAAACATAGATTTTGTTGAATTATTCAAAAGCTTGAATGATGTTAAATACGATGGCGTCTTGGTAGTAGAAGTGAAAAATACCACTGATGTTGTTAGAAGTCTGAAATTCAGTGAAAATATGATTTGA
- the tadA gene encoding Flp pilus assembly complex ATPase component TadA — protein MRIVPDTSVIVDGRITRIVQEEDYKGCEVIIPEAVVSELENQANKGRDSGYNGLEELKNLQKLHGQGKIHLSYVGRRPTLEEISLARGGEIDAMIRDTAGKNKATLITSDRVQREVAEAQGLNAVYLKPEMLEYGDIEITKYFDKNTMSVHLKENVVPLAKKGKPGKIKLVKIGSKPLTHGQIEYMSREIVERAKSDFKSFIEIEREGATVVQFREYRISIARPPFSDGMEITIVRPVAKVSIDNYRLPEKLMDRLKNSAKGILIAGPPGAGKTTFAQAAAEFYQKMGAIVKTMESPRDLQVGDEITQYAPLEKDMGKTADILLLVRPDFTIYDELRKTKDFRIFADMRLAGVGMIGVVHATRPIDAIQRIIGRVELGMIPSIVDTTIYIDEGKVAAIYDVKLTVKVPSGMLEADLSRPVIEIRDFETGNLAHEIYTYGEQTIVMDVGSTQLEKTPIQKMAEREIIKEVKKMVRGRVEVEMKSDRRATVWVNEDAIPQLIGKRGKTIEELEAKVGISIGVESLESKKGKAKPRQRSGHIPELLSSDYMLVKLEMSGNYIVLNFGKDVVGTPFDILVNEDYLFTATVGKKGTIKIKKDIELAKIIINAEKNNLPIQARIRKE, from the coding sequence ATGAGAATTGTTCCAGATACAAGTGTTATAGTGGATGGTAGGATCACCCGCATAGTGCAAGAAGAAGATTACAAAGGATGCGAAGTTATAATTCCAGAAGCAGTTGTATCTGAATTAGAAAATCAAGCAAATAAAGGAAGAGACAGTGGATACAACGGCTTAGAAGAACTTAAAAATTTGCAAAAACTGCATGGTCAGGGTAAAATACATTTGAGCTATGTGGGACGTAGACCAACCCTTGAAGAGATATCACTTGCCAGGGGAGGGGAAATTGATGCCATGATCCGAGATACTGCTGGAAAAAATAAAGCAACTCTCATAACCAGTGACCGAGTTCAAAGAGAAGTTGCAGAAGCCCAAGGCCTTAATGCAGTTTATCTCAAACCAGAAATGTTAGAGTACGGTGATATTGAAATAACCAAATATTTTGATAAAAACACCATGTCTGTTCACCTTAAGGAGAACGTAGTTCCTCTGGCTAAAAAAGGAAAACCTGGTAAGATAAAACTTGTTAAAATAGGATCAAAACCCTTAACACATGGACAAATCGAATATATGTCGCGCGAAATAGTCGAAAGGGCTAAAAGTGATTTTAAAAGTTTTATTGAGATAGAAAGGGAAGGGGCCACCGTGGTGCAGTTCCGAGAGTACCGTATCTCCATTGCCAGACCACCATTTTCTGATGGAATGGAAATAACCATTGTCCGACCAGTGGCTAAGGTTTCAATTGACAATTACCGACTACCAGAGAAACTTATGGATAGATTAAAAAACAGTGCCAAAGGCATACTTATAGCTGGACCCCCTGGGGCTGGTAAAACTACTTTTGCCCAAGCAGCCGCTGAATTCTACCAGAAAATGGGTGCTATTGTAAAAACCATGGAATCACCACGTGATTTACAAGTGGGAGACGAAATCACCCAATACGCGCCACTGGAAAAAGATATGGGAAAAACCGCCGATATATTGCTGTTAGTTAGGCCTGATTTCACAATTTACGATGAACTGCGTAAAACTAAAGATTTCCGTATCTTTGCAGATATGCGTCTAGCTGGAGTGGGTATGATTGGAGTGGTGCACGCCACCAGACCCATTGATGCTATACAGCGAATTATTGGCCGAGTTGAACTAGGCATGATTCCATCCATAGTGGATACCACCATCTACATTGATGAGGGAAAAGTGGCAGCAATTTACGATGTGAAACTAACAGTTAAAGTTCCCAGTGGAATGTTGGAGGCAGATCTTTCCCGACCGGTTATCGAAATAAGAGACTTTGAAACCGGGAACTTAGCACATGAAATCTACACTTATGGAGAACAAACCATTGTCATGGATGTGGGAAGCACACAATTAGAGAAGACCCCTATTCAGAAGATGGCAGAAAGAGAGATCATTAAAGAAGTTAAAAAAATGGTGAGAGGCAGAGTGGAAGTGGAAATGAAATCAGACCGTCGGGCCACTGTATGGGTGAATGAAGATGCAATTCCACAACTTATCGGTAAAAGAGGTAAAACTATTGAAGAATTAGAGGCTAAAGTTGGAATTAGTATTGGTGTGGAGTCTCTGGAATCCAAAAAAGGAAAAGCAAAACCCCGACAAAGAAGTGGTCACATCCCAGAATTGTTATCCTCAGATTACATGCTAGTTAAGTTGGAAATGTCAGGTAATTATATTGTTTTGAATTTCGGTAAAGATGTGGTTGGAACTCCTTTTGACATACTGGTGAATGAAGATTATCTTTTCACTGCCACTGTGGGTAAAAAAGGCACCATTAAAATAAAAAAGGATATTGAATTAGCCAAGATTATTATAAATGCTGAAAAAAATAATCTCCCAATTCAAGCTAGAATTAGAAAGGAATAA
- the hisI gene encoding phosphoribosyl-AMP cyclohydrolase, which yields MDLPQLNYRHVVNGEKLVIAIAQDQETGEVLMVAYMNHEAFMKTVETGKAHYWSTSRNQLWLKGESSGHVQEVSEIFTDCDQDSVLLKVKQIGAACHEGYYSCFFRKISDKDGFKLEIVKKKVFTPEKVYGDK from the coding sequence ATGGATTTACCTCAACTAAACTACCGCCATGTAGTTAATGGAGAAAAATTGGTTATTGCCATAGCACAGGACCAGGAAACTGGAGAAGTACTAATGGTTGCCTATATGAATCATGAAGCTTTTATGAAGACTGTTGAAACTGGTAAGGCTCATTACTGGAGCACCAGTCGCAATCAACTCTGGTTGAAAGGGGAAAGCTCAGGACACGTCCAAGAGGTTAGTGAGATTTTTACTGACTGCGACCAGGATTCAGTGCTCCTTAAAGTAAAACAGATAGGGGCGGCATGCCATGAAGGATATTACTCTTGTTTTTTCAGGAAAATATCTGATAAGGATGGATTTAAACTTGAAATAGTTAAGAAAAAAGTTTTTACTCCTGAAAAAGTTTATGGAGATAAATAA
- a CDS encoding histidine--tRNA ligase encodes MELQKPRGTRDFLFEEMKERKFVEKTMKKVFETYGYQEIKTPIFEDLSLFTLKSGEGIIEEIYHFQDKGGRDLALRPELTAPVARIYLNQLQKSPKPIKMYYFGSCFRYERPQAGRFRQFWQLGCELIGGKSPDCEAEIIALASHCLEELKLEDYQIHLGNLGILRGILNQEGVSNHQQDQIMAIVDKGDVLELKKLLKEFKIDEKSGNILLELIGMHGHREIIDDVKKIIADYPSALESLEELEKLLTMLESFGFRDYLVNLGIARGLDYYTGCVFEIYVEGLGAQKQISGGGTYNLIEVFGGEKVESTGFAFGFDRVMEVLKIQKTKPPIKSRLEVFVAPISPETKLNAFEIAQQIRKKGIRTDVELVGRKLKKILSFADNSGARFVVLVGARDLKNGEITLKDMRSGNQEQIPIETIADVLIQRINSLK; translated from the coding sequence ATGGAACTACAAAAACCAAGAGGAACTCGTGATTTCCTCTTTGAGGAGATGAAAGAGCGAAAATTCGTTGAAAAAACAATGAAGAAGGTGTTTGAAACCTATGGTTATCAGGAGATTAAAACTCCCATATTTGAAGACCTATCCCTTTTCACTCTGAAATCAGGTGAAGGAATAATAGAAGAAATATACCACTTTCAAGATAAAGGCGGGAGAGATTTAGCTCTTAGACCAGAATTAACAGCCCCTGTAGCTAGGATATATTTAAACCAATTACAAAAATCACCAAAACCCATTAAAATGTATTATTTTGGCAGTTGTTTCCGTTACGAGCGGCCTCAAGCTGGTCGTTTCCGCCAGTTCTGGCAGTTGGGATGTGAACTTATTGGGGGCAAATCTCCAGATTGTGAGGCAGAGATCATTGCCCTGGCAAGTCACTGCTTGGAAGAACTGAAACTGGAAGATTACCAGATACACTTAGGTAACTTAGGAATTCTCAGGGGAATACTAAACCAAGAAGGTGTTTCAAACCATCAACAAGACCAAATAATGGCAATTGTAGACAAGGGCGATGTTTTAGAACTCAAAAAATTATTAAAAGAGTTTAAAATAGATGAAAAGTCAGGGAATATCCTTTTAGAATTAATTGGCATGCATGGACATCGTGAAATAATTGATGATGTGAAAAAAATAATAGCAGATTATCCTAGTGCCTTAGAATCCTTGGAAGAATTGGAAAAACTTCTCACAATGCTGGAATCCTTTGGTTTTAGAGATTACCTCGTAAATCTGGGAATTGCACGCGGACTTGATTATTATACGGGATGTGTTTTTGAGATCTACGTTGAAGGTTTGGGAGCTCAGAAACAAATAAGTGGTGGGGGCACCTATAATTTAATAGAAGTTTTCGGTGGAGAGAAAGTAGAATCCACAGGATTTGCCTTTGGTTTTGACCGGGTGATGGAAGTCTTGAAAATACAGAAAACAAAACCTCCTATAAAAAGTAGGTTGGAGGTTTTTGTCGCTCCTATATCTCCAGAAACAAAATTAAATGCCTTCGAAATTGCTCAACAAATAAGGAAAAAAGGAATTCGTACCGATGTGGAATTGGTTGGTCGGAAGCTTAAAAAGATTCTTTCCTTTGCAGATAACTCTGGGGCGCGATTTGTGGTTCTGGTGGGTGCTCGAGATCTGAAAAATGGCGAAATAACTCTTAAAGATATGAGGTCCGGAAATCAGGAACAAATACCAATTGAAACTATTGCTGATGTTCTAATCCAACGAATTAACAGTTTAAAATGA
- a CDS encoding RNA ligase partner protein, whose protein sequence is MIAKQRFVLDTTAFTDNKLRDDYGDGELHKTVDVLLDLIARSRIKLNMSCHMPPITYKEFSDYITRYECPQETMIKAETWIVKKSPNRYDTKIPSEIFYEYVQDMRERMNKGMRISESAVWEAAVESMVMMSRGEKKTQIEMEVIGKAIKDFRKRYRAALRKGTLDSAPDLDVLLLAKELGAGVVAADEGIKVWAERLGLRFLSAKSFPKMLKEYLKYYE, encoded by the coding sequence GTGATCGCCAAACAGAGGTTCGTTTTGGATACAACTGCCTTTACTGATAATAAGTTAAGGGATGATTATGGAGACGGAGAATTACATAAAACTGTTGATGTCCTTTTGGACTTGATAGCCCGTTCCAGGATCAAACTCAACATGAGTTGCCATATGCCCCCCATCACTTACAAAGAGTTTTCAGACTACATAACTCGCTATGAATGCCCTCAGGAAACAATGATTAAAGCAGAAACTTGGATTGTTAAAAAATCTCCTAACCGTTATGACACTAAAATTCCTTCAGAGATTTTCTACGAATATGTGCAGGACATGAGGGAAAGGATGAATAAGGGTATGCGCATCTCGGAAAGTGCTGTTTGGGAGGCAGCAGTGGAATCCATGGTCATGATGTCCCGTGGGGAGAAAAAAACCCAGATAGAAATGGAAGTTATTGGAAAAGCCATTAAAGATTTCAGGAAACGTTACCGGGCAGCACTTCGTAAAGGAACCTTGGACAGTGCCCCTGATCTTGATGTGCTCCTTTTGGCCAAGGAATTGGGAGCAGGAGTTGTGGCAGCCGATGAGGGCATTAAAGTCTGGGCAGAAAGGTTGGGACTGAGATTCTTAAGTGCCAAATCATTCCCTAAAATGTTAAAAGAGTATTTGAAGTACTATGAATAA
- a CDS encoding shikimate dehydrogenase — translation MITGKTAVVGIIGDPVEHSLSPLMHNAAFKHLKMDYAYVPFHVKRGDLESAIDGARSMGIKGLNITIPHKTEVINYLNEITQTAQLIGAVNTIKFDQTVISGYNTDGIGAVKAIEEKTSIHGKKIIIMGAGGAARAISFQLLYNGAGEVLIANRTMKNACKLTEDLQKNFSGSIGCLGLNDKLNEELKDADVLINTTPVGMYPNEDQKPILTRDMMHCDLIVNDIVYNPLKTGLLREAEKAGAKTITGTKMLIYQGMESFQIWTGISPSVEIFEKALMTGLGYR, via the coding sequence TTGATAACTGGTAAAACTGCAGTGGTTGGTATTATAGGAGATCCAGTAGAACACAGTTTATCCCCGCTCATGCACAATGCTGCATTCAAACACCTTAAAATGGATTATGCATACGTTCCGTTCCATGTTAAACGAGGTGATCTAGAGAGTGCTATTGATGGGGCCCGTTCCATGGGCATCAAGGGACTTAACATAACAATCCCCCATAAAACAGAAGTAATCAATTACCTAAATGAAATTACACAGACAGCACAACTAATAGGGGCGGTTAACACCATAAAATTTGATCAAACCGTGATAAGTGGTTATAATACCGATGGTATAGGTGCTGTGAAAGCTATTGAAGAAAAAACATCGATTCATGGGAAAAAAATAATTATAATGGGTGCTGGGGGTGCAGCAAGGGCAATATCATTCCAACTTCTTTATAATGGTGCAGGTGAGGTTTTAATTGCCAACAGAACCATGAAAAACGCATGTAAACTAACTGAAGACCTTCAAAAAAATTTCAGTGGTTCAATTGGTTGTTTAGGGTTAAATGATAAACTTAATGAAGAGTTAAAAGATGCTGATGTATTAATTAACACCACTCCAGTAGGCATGTATCCTAACGAGGATCAAAAACCCATCCTAACTAGGGATATGATGCACTGTGATTTAATAGTGAATGATATCGTTTACAACCCACTTAAAACTGGTTTATTGCGGGAAGCTGAAAAAGCAGGTGCAAAAACCATCACTGGTACAAAAATGCTAATTTATCAAGGAATGGAGTCATTCCAAATATGGACTGGAATCTCTCCATCTGTTGAAATATTTGAAAAGGCATTAATGACTGGATTGGGATATAGATAG
- a CDS encoding deoxyribonuclease produces MDNIPSTDNHIHVDPINGEGPLEVALKFGRSGGTAMIIPNKPTWTVSSQCDFNEAMELVIGYVDKINSETDVKAFAVVGAHPAELSRRVEAGMELNQAEELMRSALETAQNMVLEGRAVGIGEIGRPHYPVSEEEMEAHNRLMIFAMELAREADCPVQLHTESAGEEQFKEFAQMAVKAGLKKEKVIKHFSGPLVLPEENYGLTPSLIASGDVMRQALRKGKNFMMETDYLDDLTRPGAVLGPKTVPRRTRKLLNSGLITEEDAYQIHVERPAKLYNVELDF; encoded by the coding sequence ATGGATAACATACCATCCACAGATAATCACATCCATGTAGATCCCATAAACGGTGAAGGGCCATTAGAAGTTGCCCTTAAGTTTGGAAGGTCAGGTGGAACTGCCATGATCATTCCCAACAAGCCCACTTGGACTGTAAGTTCGCAATGTGATTTTAATGAAGCTATGGAACTTGTAATAGGGTATGTGGACAAAATAAATAGTGAAACTGATGTCAAAGCCTTTGCAGTGGTGGGGGCTCATCCAGCAGAACTTAGCCGCCGTGTTGAGGCCGGAATGGAACTAAATCAAGCGGAAGAGTTAATGAGAAGTGCTCTGGAAACTGCTCAGAACATGGTTTTGGAGGGTCGAGCAGTGGGGATAGGTGAAATAGGCCGACCACATTATCCAGTATCGGAAGAAGAGATGGAAGCCCACAACCGACTAATGATCTTTGCCATGGAACTGGCTCGTGAGGCGGACTGCCCTGTACAGTTGCACACTGAGAGTGCTGGGGAAGAACAGTTCAAAGAATTTGCCCAAATGGCTGTTAAAGCTGGTTTGAAGAAAGAGAAGGTTATTAAACATTTTTCAGGACCACTTGTCCTTCCTGAAGAAAATTATGGGTTGACACCTTCACTTATTGCTAGTGGAGATGTTATGCGACAAGCTTTGAGGAAGGGTAAGAATTTCATGATGGAAACTGATTACCTTGATGATCTTACAAGGCCAGGGGCAGTTTTAGGTCCTAAAACAGTTCCTAGAAGAACTCGAAAACTGCTGAATTCCGGGTTGATCACTGAAGAAGATGCCTACCAGATCCATGTGGAAAGGCCAGCAAAGCTTTACAATGTTGAATTGGATTTTTAA
- a CDS encoding AbrB/MazE/SpoVT family DNA-binding domain-containing protein: MVKKKEKKGFCNYNQVVYGMTTVSERGQAVIPANIRKNLDISAGDRFMVLKRGDNAGLTLLKIDKMDELMFEIQQDEKIFKKVSGGDNMPTCEDCKHYNPVDEKTGNCFGVEVKADMNADDCPAKAFEPK; encoded by the coding sequence ATGGTCAAAAAGAAAGAAAAGAAAGGTTTCTGTAATTACAACCAAGTTGTCTATGGCATGACGACAGTCAGTGAACGTGGACAAGCAGTAATTCCAGCTAATATACGGAAAAACTTGGATATATCTGCTGGAGACAGATTCATGGTTTTAAAAAGGGGAGATAATGCAGGATTAACCCTTTTGAAGATAGATAAAATGGATGAATTAATGTTTGAAATCCAGCAAGATGAAAAAATCTTCAAAAAGGTTTCTGGAGGTGACAATATGCCAACATGTGAAGATTGTAAACATTACAACCCAGTTGATGAAAAAACAGGTAATTGTTTTGGTGTTGAAGTAAAAGCAGATATGAACGCTGATGATTGTCCAGCAAAGGCCTTTGAACCTAAATAG